Proteins from a single region of Corylus avellana chromosome ca11, CavTom2PMs-1.0:
- the LOC132165310 gene encoding probable leucine-rich repeat receptor-like protein kinase At1g35710 encodes MAAKTEPPLLFLHVVMLSILSLQITASPEAQAEALVKWKSTLSALPPRSPLTLWSLANLNNLCNWTSIGCDATGTVSEITVSGANLSGTLAHFNFTPFLNLTRFDLSHNYLTGPIPSEIGRLTELQYVSLLDNHLDGKIPYQITNLQKVHYLDLGSNLLLNSDWSKFSAMPLLTNLSFYNNYGLTSGFPGFILDCHNLTFLDLSYNKFNGTIPPKISHLSKLKYLHLGDNQFSGLIPEDIGVLFNLQTIGLFNNSLEGRIPSSIGKLKGLSRLDLFMNSLNSTIPYEFGFCTNLKLLDLSENSFTGEIPLEIGLLTKLNYLYMYYNQLSDSIPSEIGNLKELLHLELSNNQLSGPIPQTVWNLTNLQVLQLFSNNLNGSIPSEIGKLTNLQALILFSNNLNSTIPPEIGNMGSLQQLEIGNNQLEGELPDTISRLGNLRIITLM; translated from the coding sequence ATGGCAGCAAAGACCGAGcctcctcttcttttccttcacgTTGTCATGCTCTCCATACTTTCATTGCAAATCACAGCATCACCAGAAGCACAAGCAGAAGCTCTTGTCAAATGGAAAAGCACCCTCTCCGCTCTTCCCCCTCGTTCTCCTCTCACTTTATGGTCTCTTGCCAACCTCAACAACCTTTGTAATTGGACAAGCATTGGCTGTGACGCAACTGGAACAGTCTCCGAGATAACCGTCTCAGGTGCAAATCTCAGTGGAACACTAGCCCACTTCAACTTCACTCCATTCCTTAACCTCACCCGCTTCGATCTCAGCCACAACTATCTCACCGGGCCAATACCGTCGGAGATAGGCCGGCTAACGGAACTGCAATACGTGAGTCTTCTCGACAACCATCTCGATGGGAAAATCCCATATCAGATCACCAATCTTCAAAAGGTACACTACTTAGACCTTGGATCAAACCTCTTACTAAATTCTGACTGGTCTAAGTTTTCGGCCATGCCTTTGTTGACCAACCTTTCCTTTTATAACAACTATGGACTCACTTCAGGGTTCCCAGGGTTTATACTTGATTGTCATAACTTGACCTTCTTGGATTTGTCCTACAATAAGTTCAATGGAACAATACCACCAAAGATATCACACCTTTCCAAGCTCAAATATCTTCATCTAGGAGATAACCAGTTCAGTGGTCTAATTCCTGAGGATATTGGAGTATTATTCAATCTTCAAACTATAGGATTGTTCAACAATTCATTGGAAGGGAGAATTCCTTCTTCAATAGGCAAGCTCAAAGGCCTCTCGAGACTCGACCTATTCATGAATAGCTTGAACTCTACAATTCCTTATGAGTTTGGGTTTTGTACAAACCTCAAGCTCTTGGACTTGTCTGAAAATTCATTCACTGGAGAAATTCCACTGGAAATAGGCCTATTGACAAAGCTCAATTATCTTTATATGTATTATAATCAGCTTTCTGACTCAATTCCATCCGAGATTGGGAACTTGAAAGAATTGTTGCACTTAGAACTTTCAAACAACCAACTTTCTGGTCCAATTCCTCAGACAGTTTGGAACCTCACAAACCTTCAAGTCTTACAACTTTTCTCCAACAATCTCAATGGCTCAATTCCATCCGAGATTGGGAAGCTCACAAACCTTCAAGCCTTAATACTTTTCTCCAACAATCTTAATAGTACAATCCCACCGGAGATTGGAAATATGGGATCTCTGCAACAACTTGAAATCGGCAATAACCAACTTGAAGGTGAGTTGCCAGACACCATTTCTCGGCTCGGTAATTTAAGGATAATTACTCTTATGTAA
- the LOC132165311 gene encoding MDIS1-interacting receptor like kinase 2-like produces the protein MVSLNSSSIDFSYNNLTGPVPSSTIFKDAPAKAYVGNSSLCGDAEGLTLCSKKKKHYNPTLLAVLIPVCGLLVLLATIVAGLLIRYQKTKLLVEENKTILECEEKDESLIWGREGKFTFGDIVKATENFHENYCIGKGGFGSVYKTALSTGQIVAIKRFNMSQSSSILVANHKSFENEIHMLTEVRHRNIIKLYGFRASRWCIYLVYEYVEKGSLGNVLYGVEGNAELDWGRRVKIVQGVAHAIAYLHHDCSPPIVHRDITVNNILLELELEPQLSDFGIARLLSSNTTNWTTIAGSYGYMAPGKLTI, from the coding sequence ATGGTTAGTCTAAACAGCAGCTCCATCGATTTTTCCTACAACAATTTAACAGGTCCAGTCCCAAGTAGTACCATTTTCAAAGATGCACCTGCAAAAGCTTATGTTGGAAACTCTAGTTTGTGTGGAGATGCAGAAGGACTAACTCTttgttccaaaaagaaaaagcattatAATCCGACTCTATTAGCTGTCCTCATTCCTGTCTGCGGTCTATTAGTACTGCTTGCAACCATTGTTGCTGGACTCCTAATACGATACCAGAAGACCAAACTCCtggttgaagaaaataaaacaattttagaGTGTGAGGAGAAGGACGAGTCACTGATATGGGGAAGAGAGGGTAAATTTACATTTGGGGATATCGTGAAGGCCACTGAAAACTTCCATGAGAATTATTGTATTGGAAAAGGAGGATTTGGAAGCGTTTACAAAACAGCATTGTCGACAggtcaaattgttgcaattaaaAGATTTAACATGTCACAATCCAGTAGCATCTTAGTTGCCAATCACAAGAGTTTTGAGAATGAGATTCACATGTTGACAGAAGTTAGGCACCGCAATATCATTAAGCTTTATGGGTTCCGTGCCAGTCGGTGGTGCATATACTTGGTTTATGAATATGTGGAGAAAGGCAGTTTGGGAAATGTACTGTATGGGGTGGAAGGGAATGCAGAACTGGATTGGGGTAGAAGGGTGAAGATCGTGCAAGGTGTGGCTCATGCAATTGCTTACTTGCACCATGATTGTTCTCCTCCAATTGTGCACCGAGACATAACGGTGAACAACATCTTGCTGGAGTTAGAGCTCGAACCGCAGCTCTCAGATTTTGGCATTGCTAGATTGTTGAGTTCAAATACAACTAACTGGACAACAATTGCTGGGTCTTATGGCTACATGGCTCCAGGTAAGCTAACAATCTAG